A region from the Streptomyces sp. 3214.6 genome encodes:
- a CDS encoding esterase/lipase family protein — translation MSETTEPNIGAFTLGDPLTVEPAHPVDVPEHEEWTLPNGFAWVFPGEGNNGRLVRPVIMADGFNLGRSELDKLYQGLEGGFPFVTELRRRGRDVILLGFEERSASILDNAHAVEAAIVRAAAEQFGGARLVVGGFSMGGIVTRYTLARMEAQRMDHRTGLYFSYDSPHRGASIPVGVQAFSYFIPFPNDFAKQMDSPAARQMLWRHYDKETGKIGVAKERTDFLAALERLGGWPQIPLRVAVANGRGDGIGLPDVPPGDVALRIDRIYPGTTFYTQAQGDDVTVAYLNRRFPKAEKTITTSGFPELDGAPGGTLHTYEILAETLRKLGGTVDLRHGEVCFVPSVSAVAVRDVERQPDLYTNIDELPPDESELDEFLCSSTTTAHTAITEELCTWLLDRLPA, via the coding sequence ATGTCCGAGACGACCGAACCCAACATCGGCGCGTTCACCCTCGGCGACCCGCTGACCGTCGAACCCGCCCACCCGGTCGACGTACCGGAGCACGAGGAATGGACGCTGCCGAACGGCTTCGCCTGGGTGTTCCCCGGCGAGGGCAACAACGGCCGTCTCGTCCGGCCCGTGATCATGGCCGACGGCTTCAATCTCGGCCGCAGCGAGCTCGACAAGCTCTACCAGGGACTGGAGGGCGGCTTCCCGTTCGTCACCGAGCTGCGGCGGCGCGGCAGGGACGTGATCCTGCTCGGCTTCGAGGAGCGCAGCGCGTCCATCCTGGACAACGCGCACGCGGTCGAGGCCGCGATCGTGCGGGCCGCCGCCGAGCAGTTCGGCGGCGCCCGGCTGGTGGTCGGCGGCTTCAGCATGGGCGGCATCGTCACCCGCTACACGCTGGCCAGGATGGAGGCCCAGCGAATGGACCACCGGACCGGCCTGTACTTCTCCTACGACAGCCCGCACCGGGGGGCCTCCATCCCGGTCGGCGTGCAGGCGTTCTCGTACTTCATCCCGTTCCCGAACGACTTCGCGAAGCAGATGGACAGCCCGGCCGCGCGCCAGATGCTGTGGCGGCACTACGACAAGGAGACCGGGAAGATCGGGGTCGCCAAGGAGCGCACGGACTTCCTGGCCGCACTGGAGCGGCTCGGGGGCTGGCCGCAGATCCCGCTCAGGGTCGCCGTGGCCAACGGTCGCGGCGACGGGATCGGTCTGCCCGATGTCCCGCCCGGCGACGTCGCGCTGCGCATCGACCGCATCTACCCCGGCACCACCTTCTACACCCAGGCCCAGGGCGACGACGTGACGGTCGCCTACCTCAACCGGAGGTTTCCCAAGGCGGAAAAGACCATCACGACCAGCGGTTTCCCGGAGCTGGACGGCGCGCCCGGCGGCACGCTGCACACGTACGAGATCCTCGCCGAGACGCTGCGGAAGCTCGGCGGCACGGTGGACCTGCGGCACGGGGAGGTGTGCTTCGTCCCGTCGGTGAGCGCGGTCGCCGTCCGCGACGTCGAACGCCAGCCGGACCTGTACACCAACATCGACGAACTCCCGCCGGACGAAAGCGAGTTGGACGAATTCCTCTGCTCGTCCACGACCACCGCCCACACGGCCATCACCGAGGAACTCTGCACCTGGCTCCTGGACCGCCTCCCTGCCTGA
- a CDS encoding helix-turn-helix domain-containing protein, translated as MTKPRTPRTQREKYGEELRLRRTAAGLTQEELGDQVVCSSTLISHFEAGRRLPKPADAQRIDRVLGADGFFVRWLEDLESKYADHFAAVAELEQQATLIQQFALSLVPGVFQTDGYARALFRAYRPNHTAEELDEAVVIRTKRARILDGSLQPVVWTLLDEAVLRRCVGGPQVMAEQLHKIADMAEAGRLRLHVLPYGVGAHALMESYLTLMSFEDSAPVAYVEGLLTGHLMDDPALVAASQTAYALALSDALSQQESLALVRSAAEEHGHGQQ; from the coding sequence ATGACCAAGCCTCGAACACCTCGGACGCAACGGGAGAAGTACGGGGAGGAGTTGAGGCTGCGGCGGACGGCTGCTGGCCTCACGCAGGAGGAACTGGGCGACCAGGTCGTGTGCTCGTCCACGTTGATCAGTCACTTCGAGGCGGGCAGGCGCCTCCCGAAGCCCGCTGACGCACAGCGGATCGACCGGGTGCTGGGCGCCGACGGGTTCTTCGTCCGCTGGCTGGAGGACCTGGAGTCCAAGTACGCCGACCACTTCGCGGCCGTGGCCGAGCTGGAGCAACAGGCCACGCTGATCCAGCAGTTCGCGCTCTCATTGGTTCCAGGCGTCTTCCAGACCGATGGTTACGCACGTGCGTTGTTCCGCGCGTACCGACCGAACCACACGGCGGAGGAACTTGACGAAGCAGTTGTCATTCGAACAAAGCGTGCCCGAATCCTCGACGGGTCGTTGCAGCCGGTCGTCTGGACGCTGCTCGACGAGGCCGTGCTGCGGCGCTGCGTCGGTGGGCCACAGGTCATGGCCGAACAACTACACAAGATCGCCGACATGGCGGAGGCCGGACGGCTGCGCCTGCATGTGCTGCCGTACGGCGTCGGGGCGCACGCGCTCATGGAGAGCTACCTCACGCTCATGAGCTTCGAGGACTCCGCCCCGGTGGCCTATGTCGAGGGCCTTCTCACCGGCCACTTGATGGACGACCCGGCGCTGGTGGCCGCCAGTCAGACCGCCTACGCTCTTGCGCTGAGCGACGCGTTGTCGCAGCAGGAGTCATTGGCCCTCGTCAGGTCGGCAGCGGAGGAACACGGACATGGTCAGCAGTGA